The Oncorhynchus masou masou isolate Uvic2021 chromosome 31, UVic_Omas_1.1, whole genome shotgun sequence genome includes a region encoding these proteins:
- the fam120b gene encoding constitutive coactivator of peroxisome proliferator-activated receptor gamma translates to MGVKGLQYFMEKCCPETCVMVDFREMARQHVNSHQQGSSTPLPTLVVDGMACLRHWYSCQAWVYGGQWKEYMHCLKKFVGAFMTAGIRLVFFFDGVVEEEKRAEWVNRRLKVNEEVARVFHYLKYHGQQPGRELFCLPSGLATFSRFALKSLGQETWCSVREADYEIASFALRHNCMGILGQDTDFIIYDSVPYLSVAQLRLDTMTTVLFSTDKLCHALQLQKSELPLLACLLGNDVVPEQRMQRLRSDALAAYRRKYPQSPTQGEKIYAVADFISSNKLSREGAHGVSCLPLTDREVLEKGVQYYLLPGQQPLWDISDTSPRSPVCLMKSYLSPDILQAAKEKHMRAESFMVYNVLYDGVVECSNTLEDREDAELTPQAIVYQSCRERIYGILLPTNPDSSGRAPTVREWFVFPGNPLKDPKVVSPLPLNHSDLKRLWFGKDSETKCLRISTFLAIFELDEFSVEHDRLDGSLMAVLCLVTYIALQVGHLSLEDIDAYLSQAICVRYKSYTELLHTRVSHVEPRAVQLGSLFVRGLTHLVAANSACGCPFPMEQLMPWNTFDGLLFHSKYLLAHSGRPQEELLEGNASWVSLFRFLRELVLGICSRRGQTIQSKPRITHPGKHVDHSEQWRERRAPSGQHGPSPQRYRPQTISPSGQHGPSPQHYRPQTRSPSGQHGPPPQHYRPQSRGPRAQAHEHNRPRSTHPNRRRYHLAPRWQNPHHDFP, encoded by the exons ATGGGTGTAAAAGGCTTGCAGTATTTTATGGAGAAATGTTGTCCAGAAACCTGTGTGATGGTGGACTTCAGGGAGATGGCAAGGCAGCATGTCAACAGTCACCAACAGGGCAGTAGCACCCCTCTTCCTACACTGGTGGTGGATGGCATGGCCTGTCTGAGGCACTGGTACAGTTGTCAAGCTTGGGTGTATGGTGGTCAGTGGAAAGAGTATATGCATTGCCTGAAGAAGTTTGTGGGTGCATTCATGACTGCAGGTATCCGACTTGTGTTTTTCTTCGACGGGGTAGTGGAAGAAGAAAAACGGGCGGAGTGGGTGAATCGGCGACTGAAGGTCAACGAGGAGGTTGCCAGGGTGTTCCACTATTTAAAGTATCATGGTCAACAGCCTGGCCGGGAGCTGTTCTGCCTCCCCTCAGGGCTGGCCACCTTCTCTCGCTTTGCCCTCAAGTCTCTGGGCCAGGAGACCTGGTGCTCTGTTCGCGAGGCTGACTATGAGATCGCCAGCTTTGCCCTCCGTCACAACTGTATGGGCATCCTGGGGCAGGACACAGACTTCATCATCTATGACTCAGTCCCCTATCTGTCTGTGGCTCAGCTAAGGCTAGACACCATGACCACAGTGCTGTTTTCCACAGACAAATTGTGCCACGCCCTCCAACTGCAGAAGAGTGAGCTCCCTCTGCTCGCGTGTCTCCTTGGTAATGACGTGGTGCCAGAGCAGCGGATGCAGCGGCTGCGTAGCGATGCCTTGGCAGCTTACAGGAGGAAATATCCACAGTCTCCAACTCAAGGGGAGAAGATTTATGCTGTAGCAGATTTCATCAGTAGCAACAAGCTGTCCAGAGAGGGAGCCCATGGTGTTAGCTGTCTGCCTCTAACAGATAGAGAGGTTCTGGAGAAAGGAGTACAGTACTATCTACTTCCTGGTCAACAGCCGCTATGGGACATTAGTGATACTTCTCCTCGTAGCCCTGTGTGTCTGATGAAGAGCTACTTGAGTCCTGACATCCTCCAG GCAGCCAAAGAAAAGCACATGCGAGCAGAGAGTTTTATGGTATACAATGTACTGTATGATGGTGTGGTGGAATGCAGTAATACACTTGAAGACAGGGAGGATGCTGAGCTCACTCCACAGGCAATTGTTTATCAATCTTGCAGAGAACGCATCTACGGCATTCTGTTACCCACAAATCCAG acagtagtggacGGGCCCCAACTGTGAGGGAATGGTTTGTTTTTCCTGGAAACCCACTAAAGGATCCCAAAGTAGTCTCTCCCTTGCCCCTGAACCACTCTG ATTTGAAGCGTTTATGGTTTGGGAAGGACTCCGAAACAAAATGCCTCCGCATCTCCACCTTCTTGGCTATATTTGAGTTGGATGAATTCTCAGTGGAGCATGATCGTCTGGATGGCTCTTTGATGGCTGTGCTGTGCCTTGTGACCTACATTGCCTTGCAG GTGGGCCACCTCTCCTTGGAAGACATAGATGCATATCTCAGCCAAGCTATCTGTGTTAGGTACAAATCCTACACAGAACTGCTTCACACAAGG GTCTCTCATGTGGAGCCCCGGGCGGTTCAGCTGGGCTCTCTGTTTGTCCGAGGGCTGACCCACCTGGTGGCCGCCAACAGTGCTTGTGGATGCCCCTTCCCCATGGAACAGTTGATGCCCTGGAACACCTTTGACGGCCTGCTCTTCCACTCAAAGTACCTGCTGGCTCACTCAGGGAGGCCACAGGAGGAGCTGCTGGAGGGCAAT GCATCCTGGGTGTCCCTGTTCCGTTTTCTGAGAGAGCTGGTCCTGGGAATCTGCAGCAGGCGTGGCCAGACCATCCAGTCCAAACCACGGATAACACATCCCG GGAAGCATGTGGATCACAGCGAGCAGTGGAGGGAAAGACGAGCCCCATCGGGACAGCATGGTCCCTCTCCTCAACGCTACAGACCCCAGACCATATCCCCATCAGGACAGCATGgtccctctcctcaacactaCAGACCCCAGACCAGATCCCCATCAGGACAGCATGGTCCCCCTCCTCAACACTACAGACCCCAGAGCAGAGGTCCTAGAGCACAGGCACATG AACACAACAGACCAAGATCAACACATCCAAACAGGAGGAGATACCACCTGGCACCTAG GTGGCAGAACCCCCATCATGATTTCCCCTGA
- the LOC135523577 gene encoding delta-like protein D yields MGHQSLAIAVILCVLICQGLGSGVFELKLQEFLNKKGVTGNTNCCKGASGIQQCECKTFFRICLKHYQVNVTPEPPCTYGGAVTPVLGSNSFQVPETTAEAFANPIPFSFGFTWPGTFSLIIEALHTDSDDDLSTDNPERLISRFTTQRHLTVGDEWSSDLQTGGRTELKYSYRFVCDEHYYGEGCSVFCRPRDDAFGHFTCGERGEIICNSGWKGTYCTEPICLPGCGEEHGFCDKPGECKCRVGFSGRYCDDCIRYPGCLHGTCQQPWQCNCLEGWGGLFCNQDLNYCTHHKPCMNGATCTNTGQGSYTCSCKPGFSGASCGIEVNKCSDNPCRNGGSCTDQENTYKCTCPPGFYGNNCELSAMTCADGPCFNGGRCADNPEGGYYCQCPLGYAGFNCEKKIDHCTSDPCSNGAQCMDLVNSYMCQCPEGFSGANCEDNIDECANYPCQNGGTCSDGMNDYTCTCPPGYTGKNCSSPISKCEHNPCHNGATCHERKNRYVCACVPGYGGHNCQFLLPAHPQGQPGLEGADKRYSDDQDQGTFPWTAVCAGIILALLLLVACAVLVVYIRVKVQQRSQQGDNHSESETMNNLANNCQRPDKDLSVSVIGTTGVKNTNKKVDFHSDNAGGEQNGYKSRYSSTDYNLVHELKPEDVSKEDQEKSEAKCSESNCSESLCSDSDFEDKHRKSLKSDASEKKRPEESTCNEASMCNDTKYQSVYVISDEKDECIIATEV; encoded by the exons ATGGGACACCAGTCGCTCGCGATAGCTGTCATCCTTTGTGTCTTGATATGCCAG GGTCTTGGTTCAGGCGTTTTCGAGTTGAAGTTACAAGAGTTTCTCAACAAGAAAGGAGTGACAGGCAATACAAACTGCTGCAAAGGAGCCTCTGGGATTCAGCAGTGTGAATGCAAAACGTTTTTTAGAATCTGCTTGAAGCATTATCAAGTTAACGTAACACCGGAACCCCCTTGTACCTATGGCGGTGCCGTGACTCCTGTCCTCGGATCAAACTCCTTCCAAGTGCCTGAAACAACTGCAGAAGCATTCGCCAATCCTATTCCATTTTCTTTTGGATTCACATGGCCG GGGACATTCTCTCTGATCATTGAGGCCCTACACACAGATTCCGATGATGATCTTTCAACAG ATAACCCTGAACGTCTGATCAGTCGCTTCACCACTCAGAGGCATCTGACAGTGGGAGATGAGTGGTCCTCTGATTTACAGACTGGTGGAAGAACAGAGCTGAAGTACTCCTACCGATTTGTTTGTGATGAGCATTACTACGGGGAGGGCTGTTCTGTTTTCTGCCGTCCACGAGATGATGCCTTTGGTCACTTCACCTGTGGGGAACGTGGTGAGATCATCTGCAACTCAGGGTGGAAGGGAACCTACTGCACAGAAC CGATCTGTCTTCCTGGTTGTGGTGAGGAGCACGGGTTCTGTGACAAGCCTGGTGAATGCAA GTGTAGAGTTGGCTTCAGTGGGCGTTACTGTGATGACTGCATCCGCTACCCAGGATGTCTTCACGGCACCTGCCAGCAGCCATGGCAGTGTAACTGCCTGGAGGGATGGGGTGGCCTCTTCTGCAACCAAG ATCTCAACTACTGCACACACCACAAGCCCTGCATGAATGGAGCCACTTGTACCAATACTGGCCAGGGTAGCTACACCTGCTCCTGTAAACCCGGCTTCTCTGGGGCCAGCTGTGGGATTGAGGTCAACAAATGTTCTGACAACCCCTGCCGGAATGGGGGAAGCTGCACT GATCAAGAAAACACCTACAAATGTACCTGCCCCCCTGGCTTCTATGGCAATAACTGTGAGCTCAGTGCCATGACCTGTGCCGATGGGCCTTGCTTTAATGGCGGACGCTGTGCTGACAACCCAGAGGGAGGATACTACTGCCAGTGTCCTCTTGGCTATGCCGGATTCAACTGTGAGAAGAAGATCGACCACTGCACCTCCGACCCATGTTCCAACG GTGCTCAGTGTATGGACCTTGTGAACTCCTACATGTGCCAGTGCCCTGAGGGCTTCTCCGGAGCTAACTGTGAGGACAACATTGACGAGTGCGCCAACTACCCCTGCCAGAATGGTGGCACATGCTCGGATGGCATGAACGATTACACCTGCACCTGCCCACCTGGATACACCGGCAAGAACTGCAGCTCGCCCATCAGCAAATGTGAGCACAATCCCTGCCACAACGGAGCCACCTGCCACGAGAGGAAAAACCGCTACGTGTGCGCCTGTGTGCCAGGCTACGGCGGCCATAACTGCCAGTTCCTCCTGCCAGCTCACCCTCAGGGACAGCCCGGGTTAGAGGGAGCTGATAAGAGATACTCTGATGACCAGGACCAAGGCACATTCCCCTGGACCGCGGTGTGTGCTGGGATTATCCtggcgctgctgctgctggtggccTGTGCCGTGCTGGTAGTTTACATACGGGTCAAGGTGCAGCAGAGGAGTCAGCAGGGAGACAACCACAGTGAGAGTGAGACCATGAACAACCTGGCCAACAACTGTCAACGACCTGACAAGGACCTATCTGTCAGCGTGATCGGCACGACGGGGGtcaagaacaccaataagaaagTGGACTTTCACTCGGACAATGCTGGAGGAGAGCAGAATGGCTACAAGTCCCGATACTCGTCAACGGATTATAATCTGGTGCATGAGCTGAAGCCAGAAGATGTGTCGAAAGAGGACCAAGAAAAGAGCGAGGCAAAGTGTTCCGAATCAAATTGTTCCGAATCTCTGTGTTCAGACAGTGATTTCGAAGATAAACACAGAAAAAGTTTAAAGAG TGACGCCTCAGAAAAGAAACGTCCAGAGGAGTCGACATGCAACGAAGCATCGATGTGCAATGACACAAAGTACCAGTCAGTCTACGTCATATCAGACGAGAAAGACGAATGTATCATTGCGACTGAG GTTTAA